Proteins encoded by one window of Actinocorallia herbida:
- a CDS encoding regulatory protein RecX: MAYRRRFGAGDGEVEPPKNPEAAAREICLRQLTLAPKTRAQLAEALARKAIPAEVAERVLGRFTEVGLIDDEAFAQAWVRSRHAGKGLAPRALSAELRRKGVDEELVKEAVADLQPEDLETAARALVARKLPSTAGLDPAKRTRRLVSMLARKGYSPGLAYGIVREALNAEPFPNDDPDLDDSDFPV, encoded by the coding sequence GTGGCTTATCGCAGGAGGTTCGGGGCGGGGGACGGCGAGGTGGAGCCGCCGAAGAATCCGGAGGCGGCGGCGCGGGAGATCTGCCTGCGGCAGTTGACGCTGGCGCCGAAGACACGGGCGCAGCTGGCCGAGGCGCTGGCGCGCAAGGCGATTCCCGCCGAGGTCGCCGAGCGCGTCCTGGGCAGGTTCACCGAGGTCGGCCTCATCGACGACGAGGCGTTCGCCCAGGCGTGGGTCCGCTCCCGTCACGCGGGCAAGGGCCTGGCACCGCGCGCCCTGTCCGCCGAACTGCGCCGCAAGGGCGTGGACGAGGAGCTGGTGAAGGAGGCCGTCGCCGACCTCCAGCCCGAGGACCTGGAAACCGCCGCCCGCGCCCTGGTGGCCCGCAAGCTCCCCTCCACCGCGGGCCTCGACCCCGCCAAACGCACCCGCCGCCTCGTCTCCATGCTCGCCCGCAAGGGCTACTCCCCCGGGCTCGCCTACGGGATCGTCCGGGAGGCCCTCAACGCCGAGCCCTTCCCCAACGACGACCCCGACCTGGACGATTCAGACTTCCCGGTATAG
- the recA gene encoding recombinase RecA, producing the protein MAVGNDREKALETALAQIERQFGKGSIMRLGDEVRAPMEIIPTGSISLDIALGIGGLPRGRVVEIYGPESSGKTTVALHAVASVQRAGGIAAFVDAEHALDPDYAEKLGVDTKSLLVSQPDTGEQALEIVDMLIRSGAVELVVIDSVAALVPRAEIEGDMGDSHVGLQARLMSQALRKLTGAINQTKTTAIFINQLREKVGVMFGSPETTSGGRALKFYASVRLDVRRIETLKDGTEAVGNRVRVKVVKNKVAPPFKVADFDLLYGHGISREGGLIDLGVEHGFVRKSGAWYTYEGDQLGQGKENARNYLKAHPETSDEIEKKIKEKLGVGPRVDAPAAAEGAAAPAVPAPAEAPAAPAARRTRTASAPKPGD; encoded by the coding sequence ATGGCAGTAGGCAACGACCGCGAAAAGGCGCTGGAGACAGCGCTCGCCCAGATCGAACGGCAGTTCGGCAAGGGCTCGATCATGCGTCTCGGCGACGAGGTGCGCGCCCCCATGGAGATCATCCCCACCGGGTCGATCTCGCTGGACATCGCGCTGGGCATCGGCGGCCTGCCGCGCGGCCGCGTCGTGGAGATCTACGGGCCGGAGTCCTCCGGTAAGACCACCGTCGCCCTGCACGCCGTCGCCAGCGTGCAGAGGGCCGGCGGCATCGCCGCCTTCGTCGACGCCGAGCACGCCCTGGACCCCGACTACGCCGAGAAGCTCGGTGTGGACACCAAGTCCCTGCTGGTCTCCCAGCCCGACACCGGCGAGCAGGCGCTGGAGATCGTCGACATGCTGATCCGCTCCGGCGCGGTCGAGCTGGTCGTCATCGACTCCGTCGCCGCCCTGGTGCCCCGCGCCGAGATCGAGGGCGACATGGGCGACAGCCACGTCGGCCTCCAGGCCCGGCTGATGTCGCAGGCGCTGCGCAAGCTCACCGGCGCCATCAACCAGACGAAGACCACCGCGATCTTCATCAACCAGCTGCGCGAGAAGGTCGGCGTCATGTTCGGCTCCCCGGAGACCACCTCCGGCGGCCGGGCGCTGAAGTTCTACGCCTCGGTCCGGCTCGACGTGCGCCGCATCGAGACCCTCAAGGACGGCACCGAGGCCGTCGGCAACCGGGTGCGCGTGAAGGTCGTCAAGAACAAGGTGGCCCCGCCGTTCAAGGTCGCCGACTTCGACCTGCTGTACGGCCACGGCATCAGCCGCGAGGGCGGCCTCATCGACCTCGGCGTCGAGCACGGCTTCGTCCGCAAGTCCGGCGCCTGGTACACCTACGAGGGCGATCAGCTCGGCCAGGGCAAGGAGAACGCCCGCAACTACCTCAAGGCCCACCCCGAGACCTCCGACGAGATCGAGAAGAAGATCAAGGAGAAGCTCGGCGTGGGTCCGCGGGTCGACGCCCCGGCCGCCGCCGAAGGCGCCGCCGCCCCGGCCGTCCCGGCGCCGGCCGAGGCCCCCGCCGCCCCGGCCGCCCGCCGCACCCGCACCGCCTCGGCCCCCAAGCCCGGCGACTGA
- a CDS encoding ATP-grasp domain-containing protein, with product MTLTILFCADPLRPRRVDEHFHHEAETLRASGGAPVLLDLEALRRGEVTEAVRRVPRGIGALWYRGWMLTAAEYHALAKALAARGAPLMTPPDGYQRAHELPGWYATFAGLTPASVWLPLLPRETPARAPLAAAAGRLPQGPLVVKDYVKSRKHEWAEACFVPDSADTDALVRVVHRMVELQDDSLSGGVVLRAYEDYATGEARVWWVDGDPVLVGPHPDSPGADAFPDLDLVRPAVRALGCRFVTTDLARRADGVWRVVEVGDGQVSGLHRGADVGDLYFHLPDPG from the coding sequence ATGACCCTGACCATCCTCTTCTGCGCCGATCCGCTCCGGCCGCGGCGCGTTGACGAGCACTTCCACCACGAAGCCGAGACCCTCCGTGCCTCCGGCGGCGCTCCGGTGCTCCTCGATCTGGAGGCGCTGCGCCGCGGCGAGGTCACCGAGGCGGTCCGCAGGGTGCCGCGCGGCATCGGGGCGCTGTGGTACCGCGGCTGGATGCTGACCGCGGCCGAGTACCACGCGCTGGCCAAGGCGCTGGCTGCGCGCGGCGCGCCGCTGATGACCCCTCCCGACGGCTACCAGCGCGCGCACGAGCTGCCCGGCTGGTACGCCACGTTCGCGGGGCTGACCCCGGCGAGCGTGTGGCTTCCGCTCCTGCCGCGCGAGACGCCCGCGCGGGCCCCGCTCGCCGCGGCGGCCGGACGGCTGCCGCAGGGACCCCTGGTGGTCAAGGACTACGTGAAGTCGCGCAAGCACGAGTGGGCCGAGGCGTGCTTCGTGCCCGACTCCGCCGACACCGACGCGCTGGTCCGCGTCGTGCACCGGATGGTGGAGCTCCAGGACGACTCCCTGAGCGGCGGTGTCGTCCTGCGCGCCTACGAGGACTACGCGACGGGCGAAGCGCGGGTGTGGTGGGTGGACGGCGACCCGGTGCTGGTCGGGCCGCATCCCGACAGCCCCGGCGCCGACGCCTTCCCCGACCTCGACCTGGTGCGGCCCGCCGTGCGCGCGCTGGGCTGCCGGTTCGTCACGACCGACCTCGCGCGCCGGGCCGACGGCGTCTGGCGGGTCGTGGAGGTCGGCGACGGCCAGGTGAGCGGCCTGCACCGGGGCGCCGATGTGGGCGATCTGTACTTCCACCTGCCCGATCCCGGGTGA
- a CDS encoding glutathionylspermidine synthase family protein has protein sequence MRRERSRPREGWAETIESQGLSYHRTAHPENLTRPYWDESVHYVLEMGEVLSLEEDVETLHRMCLEAAEHVVKTGRYELLGIDERFAPAIEASWRRGDPHLYGRFDLRHDGTGPAKLLEYNADTPTSLVESSIIQWFWKEDVFPADDQWNSLHERLIDRWREMPLRSGPVHFAWTELDESGEELMTIAYLQETAAQAGRQGVPLAMQDIGWDGEYYRDLADAEIRTFCKLYPWEWIVAEPFGAHVDEADWVEPMWKMLLSNKGILALLWELFPGHPNLLPAYLDGPRDLASHIRKPLLGREGASMTVTSPSYRTETGGSYGAEGFVFQEFVPLPDFDGQHPVLGAWMVADEAAGLGIRETSGLITDDTSSFIPHRIPL, from the coding sequence TTGCGCAGAGAGCGCTCCCGGCCGCGTGAAGGCTGGGCCGAGACCATCGAATCCCAGGGGCTCTCCTACCACCGCACCGCGCATCCCGAGAACCTCACCCGGCCGTACTGGGACGAGTCCGTCCACTACGTGCTGGAGATGGGCGAAGTGCTCTCCTTGGAGGAGGACGTCGAGACCCTCCACCGGATGTGCCTGGAGGCCGCCGAGCACGTCGTGAAGACGGGCCGGTACGAGCTGCTGGGGATCGACGAGAGGTTCGCGCCGGCCATCGAGGCGTCCTGGCGGCGCGGAGACCCGCACCTGTACGGCAGGTTCGACCTGCGCCATGACGGCACGGGCCCGGCCAAGCTCCTGGAGTACAACGCCGACACCCCCACCTCCCTGGTGGAGTCCTCGATCATCCAGTGGTTCTGGAAGGAGGACGTCTTCCCCGCCGACGACCAGTGGAACTCCCTGCACGAGCGCCTGATCGACCGCTGGCGGGAGATGCCCCTGCGGTCCGGTCCCGTGCACTTCGCGTGGACGGAGCTGGACGAGTCGGGCGAGGAGCTGATGACCATCGCCTACCTCCAGGAGACCGCCGCGCAGGCGGGCCGCCAAGGCGTCCCGCTGGCCATGCAGGACATCGGCTGGGACGGCGAGTACTACCGCGACCTGGCCGACGCGGAGATCAGGACCTTCTGCAAGCTCTACCCGTGGGAGTGGATCGTCGCTGAGCCGTTCGGCGCGCACGTCGACGAGGCCGACTGGGTCGAGCCGATGTGGAAGATGCTCCTGTCCAACAAGGGGATCCTCGCCCTGCTCTGGGAGCTGTTCCCCGGCCACCCCAATCTGCTGCCCGCCTACCTGGACGGCCCCCGCGACCTCGCTTCGCACATCCGCAAGCCGCTCCTGGGACGGGAGGGCGCCAGCATGACCGTGACGTCGCCCTCCTATCGGACGGAGACGGGCGGGAGCTACGGCGCGGAAGGGTTCGTCTTCCAGGAGTTCGTCCCGCTCCCCGACTTCGACGGGCAGCACCCCGTCCTGGGCGCGTGGATGGTCGCCGACGAGGCGGCGGGCCTGGGCATCCGGGAGACCTCCGGGCTCATCACCGACGACACCTCGTCCTTCATCCCGCACCGCATCCCTCTGTGA
- a CDS encoding DUF350 domain-containing protein: protein MSLDSAFAEILGENVLAILAYAALGLVLFVVGFYVVDLATPGRLVSVIRHDRNPNATLLAAAGMVAVGVIVSASIFATDAVLLEGLIATAVYGIVGIIGQVVAMLVFDLLIGLKIKELCHETTLQPGTWLLAVTHVMIGLVTALAVI from the coding sequence ATGTCCCTCGACAGCGCCTTCGCCGAGATCCTGGGCGAGAACGTCCTGGCGATCCTCGCCTACGCCGCCCTGGGCCTCGTCCTGTTCGTGGTCGGCTTCTACGTCGTCGACCTCGCGACCCCCGGCCGGCTCGTCTCGGTCATCCGCCACGACCGCAACCCCAATGCGACGCTGCTGGCCGCGGCGGGCATGGTGGCGGTCGGCGTCATCGTGTCGGCGTCGATCTTCGCCACCGACGCGGTGCTGCTGGAGGGCCTGATCGCGACCGCCGTCTACGGCATCGTCGGGATCATCGGCCAGGTAGTCGCGATGCTCGTCTTCGACCTGCTCATCGGGTTGAAGATCAAGGAGCTGTGCCACGAGACCACCCTCCAGCCGGGCACCTGGCTGCTGGCGGTCACCCACGTGATGATCGGCCTGGTCACCGCGCTCGCGGTGATCTGA
- a CDS encoding DUF3046 domain-containing protein gives MRLTAFWEKMNRQFGEAYAQSVAKDYVLAELGGRTAQQAVAEGTDVRTVWWAVCAAFDVPDRLR, from the coding sequence GTGAGGCTGACCGCGTTCTGGGAGAAGATGAACCGCCAGTTCGGCGAGGCGTACGCGCAGAGCGTCGCCAAGGACTATGTGCTCGCCGAACTGGGCGGGCGCACCGCCCAGCAGGCGGTCGCCGAAGGCACCGACGTGCGGACGGTCTGGTGGGCCGTCTGCGCCGCCTTCGACGTCCCCGACCGGCTTCGGTAG
- a CDS encoding S9 family peptidase, translating into MTARVTPFGSWPSPISAADVARSRVRLSFPTALGDDVWWQESRPEENGRTTVVRNGREVLPPPWNARTRVHEYGGKSYVPTSRGVVFANYEDQRLHLLAPGDARPRPLTPEPAIPGGLRYADLVLSPDGSEVWCVCEGHVAAPPAAEGDPVPPAGVRRAIVGIPLDGRAANDPGAINEMVTGSDFYASPTPSPSGGHLAWVQWNHPRMPWDGTELRVGVIDQGKVVSPRTVKGGMSESVLAPLWRDDTSLYVVSDWPGWWNIYQVGLYGESPQALYPAEEEFAGPLWSLGGMPYALLADGRLAVMHGQGDQRLSLYDPETLELESLDLPYTDWQMSLSADGSTIVGIGASPSQPASVVRISAADGRATVLRRELDRVPPESYLPVPRDEIFEGQFGRPVHALVYEPASPDSIGPQGELPPYVVWVHGGPTARSSGTLNLERAYFTSRGIGVIEVDYGGSTGYGRAYRERLRRQWGVVDVEDAVSVATAMVRTRRAHPDRLAIRGASSGGWTTLAAVTSGSVFKAATSYFGVSDATTLLAETHDFESRYLFGLIGPVPGYERAYEERSPLHRADRTSCPVLLLQGLDDPVVPPAQSDAFARALGDNKVPYAYLAFRGESHGFRRAETLQTCLEAELSFYGQTLGFQPLGVPVLKLSDGEAA; encoded by the coding sequence ATGACCGCTCGCGTGACCCCCTTCGGATCCTGGCCCTCTCCGATCTCCGCAGCCGACGTCGCCCGCTCCCGCGTCAGGCTGAGTTTCCCCACCGCGCTCGGCGACGACGTGTGGTGGCAGGAGAGCAGGCCGGAGGAGAACGGTCGGACGACGGTCGTGCGCAACGGACGCGAGGTGCTTCCGCCGCCGTGGAACGCGCGGACCCGGGTCCACGAGTACGGCGGCAAGTCCTATGTGCCGACCTCTCGCGGGGTCGTCTTCGCCAACTACGAGGACCAGCGCCTGCACCTGCTGGCTCCCGGGGACGCCCGGCCGCGTCCCCTGACGCCCGAGCCCGCGATCCCCGGAGGGCTGCGCTACGCCGATCTGGTGCTGTCCCCGGACGGCAGCGAGGTCTGGTGCGTGTGCGAGGGGCACGTGGCGGCGCCGCCCGCGGCGGAAGGCGACCCGGTGCCTCCGGCGGGCGTACGGCGGGCGATCGTGGGCATCCCGCTGGACGGGCGCGCGGCCAACGACCCCGGCGCGATCAACGAGATGGTCACGGGCAGCGACTTCTACGCCTCCCCCACGCCCTCGCCCTCCGGCGGGCACCTCGCGTGGGTGCAGTGGAACCACCCGCGCATGCCGTGGGACGGGACGGAGCTGCGCGTCGGCGTCATCGACCAGGGCAAGGTCGTGTCTCCGCGGACGGTCAAGGGCGGCATGTCCGAGTCCGTCCTCGCGCCGCTGTGGCGCGACGACACCAGCCTGTACGTCGTGTCGGACTGGCCGGGCTGGTGGAACATCTACCAGGTGGGCCTGTACGGCGAGTCCCCTCAGGCGCTCTACCCGGCCGAGGAGGAGTTCGCGGGCCCTCTGTGGAGCCTGGGCGGCATGCCTTACGCGCTGCTGGCCGACGGCCGCCTCGCGGTGATGCACGGCCAAGGAGACCAGCGGCTCAGCCTGTACGACCCCGAGACGCTGGAGCTGGAGTCCCTCGACCTGCCGTACACCGACTGGCAGATGAGCCTGTCGGCCGACGGCTCCACCATCGTCGGGATCGGCGCCTCCCCGTCGCAGCCCGCCTCCGTCGTGCGGATCTCGGCGGCCGACGGGCGGGCCACGGTGCTGCGCCGCGAGCTGGACCGGGTGCCGCCGGAGTCCTACCTGCCCGTCCCCCGCGACGAGATCTTCGAGGGCCAGTTCGGCAGGCCCGTCCACGCGCTCGTGTACGAGCCCGCCAGCCCCGACTCGATCGGGCCCCAGGGCGAGCTGCCGCCTTACGTGGTGTGGGTGCACGGCGGCCCCACCGCGCGTTCGTCGGGGACGCTCAATCTGGAGCGCGCCTACTTCACCAGCCGCGGCATCGGCGTCATCGAGGTCGACTACGGCGGCTCCACCGGCTACGGCAGGGCCTACCGCGAGCGGCTGCGCCGCCAGTGGGGCGTGGTGGACGTGGAGGACGCGGTGTCGGTCGCGACCGCGATGGTCAGGACCAGGCGGGCGCACCCCGACCGGCTGGCCATCCGGGGCGCCAGCTCCGGCGGGTGGACGACCCTGGCGGCGGTGACCTCCGGCTCGGTCTTCAAGGCCGCCACGTCCTACTTCGGCGTGAGCGACGCCACCACGCTGCTGGCCGAGACGCACGACTTCGAGTCGCGCTACCTCTTCGGGCTCATCGGCCCGGTCCCCGGCTACGAGCGGGCCTACGAGGAGCGCTCCCCGCTGCACCGCGCGGACCGCACGTCCTGCCCGGTGCTGCTGCTCCAGGGCCTGGACGACCCGGTCGTGCCGCCCGCCCAGTCCGATGCCTTCGCCCGGGCGCTCGGCGACAACAAGGTTCCCTACGCCTACCTGGCGTTCCGCGGCGAGTCCCACGGCTTCCGCCGGGCGGAGACCCTCCAGACCTGCCTGGAGGCCGAGCTCTCCTTCTACGGGCAGACCCTCGGCTTCCAGCCGCTCGGCGTGCCCGTCCTGAAGCTCTCGGACGGCGAAGCCGCCTGA
- a CDS encoding amino acid ABC transporter permease — protein sequence MKTAPAPRRRARPTGTAGILFDAPGPKAKVRHNVLTLVGAVLLLLAGWFVWRRMSEAGQWDGDLWSPFIDPEVWTGLILPGLWGTLTAAATGAVLALAFGVVFGLGRLSERAWIRLPSAWVVELFRAIPVLIMIFSAQYLSFAVAGEVLPAFWAVVIGLTLYNGSVLAEVFRAGVRAVPRGQAEAAYSVGLRRGDVLRLVLLPQAVTAMLPAIVSQMVVLLKDTALGYIISYEDLLNAGFRIVPSNFGNLIPAAVVIALIYIAINLALGWAATRLEARGRRSRRSSAAPVTAPPAPGT from the coding sequence TTGAAGACCGCCCCGGCGCCTCGTCGGCGCGCCCGCCCGACCGGCACGGCCGGGATCCTGTTCGACGCCCCCGGCCCCAAGGCGAAGGTGCGGCACAACGTCCTCACCCTGGTCGGCGCGGTGCTCCTGCTCCTGGCGGGCTGGTTCGTCTGGCGGCGCATGTCCGAGGCGGGCCAGTGGGACGGCGACCTGTGGAGCCCGTTCATCGACCCCGAGGTGTGGACCGGACTCATCCTCCCGGGCCTGTGGGGCACGCTGACGGCCGCGGCGACCGGCGCGGTGCTCGCGCTCGCGTTCGGCGTCGTCTTCGGCCTGGGGAGGCTCTCGGAGCGCGCCTGGATCCGCCTGCCGTCGGCGTGGGTCGTCGAGCTCTTCCGCGCGATCCCCGTGCTCATCATGATCTTCTCGGCGCAGTACCTCAGCTTCGCCGTCGCGGGAGAGGTCCTGCCCGCCTTCTGGGCGGTCGTCATCGGCCTCACGCTCTACAACGGCTCGGTGCTCGCCGAGGTGTTCCGCGCGGGCGTCCGGGCCGTCCCGCGCGGCCAGGCCGAGGCCGCCTACTCCGTCGGCCTTCGCCGGGGCGACGTCCTGCGGCTCGTGCTGCTCCCGCAGGCGGTGACCGCGATGCTCCCGGCGATCGTCAGCCAGATGGTCGTGCTGCTCAAGGACACCGCGCTCGGCTACATCATCAGCTACGAGGACCTGCTGAACGCCGGGTTCCGGATCGTCCCGTCGAACTTCGGCAACCTCATCCCCGCGGCCGTCGTCATCGCGCTCATCTACATCGCGATCAACCTCGCGCTCGGCTGGGCCGCGACCCGGCTGGAGGCGCGCGGCAGGCGCAGCAGGCGGTCCTCGGCGGCGCCCGTCACCGCACCGCCCGCCCCCGGCACCTGA
- a CDS encoding amino acid ABC transporter permease, giving the protein MLIDNPLFENRDAVLTAFWATVRLTAASAVLSLILGTVLVALRVSPVPVLRWIGTVYVNIARNTPLTLVLLFCSLGISNTLRLNFDVEDPSFNGYWLAVLGLTGYTSAFVCETLRAGINTVPLGQAEAARAIGLGFTQSMRLIVLPQAFRAVVAPLGSVLIALTKNTTVAAVAGYAEAAFIMKEMLYESTGGAIEIFLGFAAGFVVLTLPIGFLTGRLAKRLEIKR; this is encoded by the coding sequence ATGTTGATCGACAACCCCCTGTTCGAGAACAGGGACGCCGTCCTGACCGCCTTCTGGGCGACCGTCCGGCTGACCGCGGCGAGCGCGGTGCTGTCCCTCATCCTGGGGACGGTGCTGGTCGCGCTGCGCGTCTCGCCGGTGCCCGTCCTGCGGTGGATCGGGACGGTCTACGTCAACATCGCACGCAACACCCCGCTCACGCTGGTCCTGCTGTTCTGCTCCCTGGGCATCAGCAACACCCTCCGGCTCAACTTCGACGTCGAGGACCCGTCCTTCAACGGCTACTGGCTGGCGGTCCTCGGCCTCACCGGCTACACCTCGGCGTTCGTGTGCGAGACGCTGCGGGCGGGGATCAACACCGTCCCGCTCGGGCAGGCCGAGGCGGCCCGCGCGATCGGCCTCGGCTTCACCCAGTCGATGCGCCTGATCGTCCTCCCGCAGGCGTTCCGCGCGGTCGTCGCACCGCTCGGCAGCGTCCTGATCGCGCTCACCAAGAACACCACGGTGGCCGCCGTCGCCGGATACGCCGAGGCGGCCTTCATCATGAAGGAGATGCTCTACGAGAGCACGGGAGGGGCGATCGAGATCTTCCTCGGCTTCGCCGCGGGCTTCGTGGTGCTCACCCTTCCGATCGGCTTCCTCACCGGACGGCTCGCCAAGCGGCTGGAGATCAAGCGTTGA
- a CDS encoding glutamate ABC transporter substrate-binding protein: MRRIGLALAAFALGATALSGCGGDDGATDLVSKAKDEKKIKVGIKFDQTAIGVKKPDGSVEGFDVDVAKYVAGKLGVPESGIEWVETISANREPFLMQGQVDMVVATYSILPERKEKVTFAGPYVIAHQDIMVRGDDTSITKVEDLKGKRICQASGSNSYKRITDPPPNGKEIDAELVPAGSYSECITKLTGGTLDAVTTDDFILAGFASQGGSFKILGSPFTDEKYGIGIKKGDVASCEAINTAVGEMYSDGTAAELLKKWFGSAEGLELPTAVPPAEGCS, from the coding sequence ATGAGACGCATCGGCCTGGCCCTTGCCGCGTTCGCCCTCGGCGCCACGGCCCTGTCGGGCTGCGGCGGCGACGACGGCGCCACCGACCTCGTCAGCAAGGCGAAGGATGAGAAGAAGATCAAGGTCGGCATCAAGTTCGACCAGACCGCGATAGGCGTGAAGAAGCCCGACGGCAGCGTCGAGGGCTTCGACGTGGACGTCGCCAAGTACGTCGCGGGCAAGCTGGGCGTCCCGGAGAGCGGGATCGAGTGGGTCGAGACCATCTCGGCCAACCGCGAGCCCTTCCTCATGCAGGGGCAGGTCGACATGGTCGTCGCGACCTACTCGATCCTTCCCGAGCGCAAGGAGAAGGTCACCTTCGCGGGCCCGTACGTCATCGCCCACCAGGACATCATGGTCCGCGGCGACGACACCTCGATCACCAAGGTCGAGGACCTCAAGGGCAAGCGGATCTGCCAGGCCTCGGGGTCCAACTCCTACAAGCGGATCACCGACCCGCCGCCCAACGGCAAGGAGATCGACGCCGAGCTCGTCCCGGCGGGCAGCTACTCCGAGTGCATCACCAAGCTCACCGGCGGCACCCTCGACGCCGTCACCACCGACGACTTCATCCTCGCCGGCTTCGCCTCCCAGGGCGGCAGCTTCAAGATCCTCGGCAGCCCCTTCACCGATGAGAAGTACGGCATCGGCATCAAGAAGGGCGACGTCGCCTCCTGCGAGGCGATCAACACGGCCGTCGGCGAGATGTACTCCGACGGCACGGCCGCCGAGCTGCTCAAGAAGTGGTTCGGCTCCGCCGAAGGACTCGAGCTGCCTACCGCCGTACCCCCCGCAGAGGGCTGCTCCTGA